The nucleotide window GGAGCAGGGTGGGTTCAGACATGGAGAGCCGACCACTCCATCCGTAGTTCGTTGGCCAAGTGGGCGCCGCTCTCGGTGAGTTCGGACTCCGGGCGGGCGGCCAGTTCGGCCAGTGCGAGACCTGCGCGGGCCCGGGCCTCGGGGGCCCGGGACGACGACGCTACCGCTCTGCCGATGTGTTCACTGGCGATCTCCAGGAGTTGACCGGCCCGGGTGCCCGGCACGTTCAGATCGGCGACCTGGCGCAGCGCGGTCAGCCGCGCCCGGCGGGCCAGCGGCGGCAGCCGGCGGGCGAACGCCTCCGGTGTGAAGTCGACGGCCACGCCGAGCGCGCCGAGGCCACCGGCCCCCAGCCGCAGCCCGGAACCGGCCGCGAGCGGGGTGATCGTGGTGGTGGCGGGCGCGTTGACGCCCTGCCACCAGGCGGGGTCGCGCGAGTCCAGGAGCGCGTACGCCGTCCTCAGTCGCTCCCGGAAGGCGCCGAGGGCGAAGGCGCCCAGGGGCTCGGCGGCGGGCTCCGGGTAGCAGTCGCGGTACGGGTCGGCGTCGTCGAGCAGGACGACCGGACCGTGCGGGAGGTCCAGGTGCGTGAGCGGCCGCCACCGCGTCTCGTCCCGCAGGGGATCGGTGCCGTTCACCCGGAAGCCGTCGCCGTCCACCGTGATCTCGACGCGGCCGGGCCGTGACAGTCGTACGGTCCCCAGCGTCGGCAGATATATGTCCGGAACCGGCTGTTCCCAGGCGAGGGTCGCCGTCACCCGGGCGCATACCGCGGCGGCCGTCGCGATCGCCATGAAGCGGGGGAGGTCCAAGCGGTCCTCACGGGAGCGGAGCAGGGCCGGCCGGAGATACGGATGGGCGAGGACCGCGTCGAGGTGCGGGCCGGTCGTGTCGTCGGAGTCCAGGCGGACCAGCAGTCGCCAGACCGCGTCCCAGTCGGGGGACCCGGCGTGGCGGTCGTTCAGCTCGGCCAGCAGGTCGCGGTCCAACTCCCGCTGGGCGAGCCACAGTTCGTCGGCGCCGGTGACCGCCGGAGCCAGCGGGCGCTCGGTGATCCGCTCGGCGACCCCCTCGACGAACGCCCGCAGGTCCACGCAGTAGACGGACGGGTTGTCGAAGCCGTTGCGGGAGCTGTACCGGTGGGCGTACAGCCCTCCGCCGCAGGACTCGACGACGGGACAGCGTCGGCAGGTCTCGCTGACGCCGCCGATGCCCGACCGGCGGGCCCGGACCCCGGGATGCGCGGCGAACTCCTCGAAGCCGTGCCGGAAGACGTCGTAGCCGGTGGCCGGGGCGCCCTCGTACGCCGTCTTCAGCGAGTCGGCCTGTTCGAACATGCCGTCGGTCTCCACGACCGCGAGGTCCGCCGGGGCGAGCCCCATCGCCTCGGTCAGGGAGGGGCCGCCGCGCAGGGTGCTGAGCACCGAGGCGAAGACCCGCACCGGCATGGGGCGGCCCTGTCGCTCCCAGCGGTCGAAGACGGCGAGCAGCCAGTCCGCGTACGGGGTGCCCGGGTTCGAGCGGCCCGGCGGCGGGGTCTCCCAGGTGGCGTGCGGCAGGAGGTAGTCGATGCGGGGCGGGTCGAGGGCGCTCAGCGCGTCGTGCACCGCCACCGGGTCGTTGGCCACGTCGACGGTGCACAGCAGCCCCTGGTAGAGGTGCCGGTACTCCGGGAGGCGCAGGAGTTCCAGCCCGCGCAGGACCCGGTCGTGGCTGCTGCGGCCGCGGTGGTCGCGCCGATGGCGGTCGTTGGCGACGCGGTCGCCGTCGAGGGAGACGCCGACCTTGACGTCGAACTCCTTGAAGACCTCCAGATGCGCTCGGGTCAGGCGCACGCCGTTGGTGTGGATGTGGAGGTCGAGGGTGGTGGACGGGGGCATGGCCCGGGTCAGTTCCGCACAGATACGGCGCAGCCGGGCCGGGCCGGCGAGGAGGGGTTCACCGCCGTGCAGGACGACGGCGACCGAGTCGAGCCGCTGCGCTCGGGCGTACTGGGCGAGCCGGCGGGCCACCTGACGGAGCGTCTCCTCGGAGATGAGGACGGGCCGGTTCCGCCAGCTCTGGTCCGCGTGTTCGTACACGTAACAGTGGTCGCAGGCGAGGTCGCATCTGCTGTGCACCTTGAGGACCAGTTGCTGGATCGGCATGTGCGTCACCCCCACTCCTTGCGGCTCGCGCCTCCCGGCTGCGGCGGGTCCCCTGTCGAGGGCCACCGAACCTCCGGATGGCGCACAAGAGTTGGAGTGCTCGCGCACCTGGGGTCAGAGGGACGAGTTGAAGGAGACCGGCAGCGTGCGCCGTCCGCGGACGGCGGTGACGCGATCGGTGGACCGGGCGCTTCCGGTGCCGCGCGCGCCGATCGCCGTGGGGCGTCCCGGGCGGGTGGTGACCGGGTGGCTGGTGTTTTTCTTGCTCGGCGAGTCCATGTTTGTTTGCTTCACCTTGGATTCGGGGGCCGGGCCTCGACCGCGGGGCGGCGAAAACTCCGGCACTGGAGTCAGGGGTGGCGCAGGACGAAGTGCGACAAGAGCAAGGCCGCACGCTCATTTTCGCAGGCCCCCGCCGGGGTGGGCAATGCGTACCAGGGCTGAGCGCGGGTCGACTTCGAGCCATGCGGTGCCGCCGGCCGTGGGCGGGTCGGGTACGGGTCGTCGTGGTTGCTCGCGTGGTTCCCCGCGCCCCTTGAAGGCACAGGCCCTGCGGACCTGAAAGATCAGGGGCGCAGCCCCGGCTTCTCAAGGGCGCGGGGAACCGCGTGACCACCCCCCACCCACCCGCACCCGACAACGCACCCCCATCCGCTCCCCCGCGGAGGCGGGGTGGCACTTTTCCATGATTGACGAGAGCATGACCGTCCTGTTCCCCTCGGCTTCCAGTGCCCGTGCGAGGTCTCCATGGCTGCGACGCCCGGCCCGAGCACCACGGTGAGTGACCGTGACCTGCCTCCGCTGTTCCGCCTCTGCGACGAGCAGGCGCTGGCCCATCAGGGCGAGTCCTTCCGGGTCGTCCGCACCCAACTGGTCGTCCTGCTGCTCGCCACCGGCACCGCCTCCCTGGCCGAGCGCGTCGACAGCCACATCCCCTCGACGGTCGCCGCCGTCCTCTACGCCCTGACCATCGGGATCGGCGTCCGCGTCTCCCGCCGCCGCGCCCGCGTCCACTGGCAGGCCCACCGCGCCGCCGCCGAGGTCGTCAAGTCCCTGGCCTGGCAGTACATGGCCCACGGCGGCCCCTTCCACTCCCGGCTCGCCCACCCCGACGCCCTGTTCGCCCAACGCCTGGAGGAACGCCTCAGCGAACTGCGCAAGGTCGGCTGGGAGGACGTGCGCGAGGACCCCGCCGACATGGGCGTCGCCCAGATCACCCCCGCCATGCGGGCCGTACGAGCCAAGCCGTTCGCGGCCCGCCGGGAGATCTACCTCCGCGACCGCGTGCTGGAACAGCTCATCTGGTACGGCAACAGTGCCGGGCAGGCCCACGAGGCCTCCGCCCGCTGGTCCGGCCTGACGGCCGCGCTGACCTCGCTGGCCCTGCTCGCCGCCGTACTGCGCGCCTTCGGCGTCATCGACGGCTGGGACCCGACCGGCCTCCTCAGTGCCGCCGCCGCGGCCGGTGTGGCCTGGCAGGAGGTCCGCCGCCACCGCCCGCTCACCTACGCCCACAAACTCGTCGAACAGGACCTCGACACCCTGCGCATCGCCATGAGCACCACCGTCACCGAGGAGGCCTGGCCGGACACGGTCGCGGAGGCGGAGCGGCTGGTCTCACCGCAGCACACGGACTGGCTCGTACGGTTCGGATCCTGACGACGCGCGAAGTGTGAGGGGAGCCTCAGGGGCGCCGTACGCCCGGGTTCCACAGGACCGTCACCGGCACCCCCGCGCGGCGCGCGTACGCCACGATGTCGGCCGTGCCGCCGAGGCCCCGGGACGGGGCGCCGTCCCACACGGCGATCATGCGGTCGGCCCGGTCGACGATGTACCGGCCGGCCGCGTCGTACGCCTCCTCGTGCGTGCGCTCGTACGGCAGTTCCACCCGCTCGGCGCAGCACTTGAGGATGCGGCGGTACGACGTCCGTACGTCGTCGTCGCCGAGATGGGTCTCGTAGTCCATGCCGGGGATCACGGCGGTCAGCGGAGCGCCGCACTCCAGGGCGATCTCCGCGAACACCTGATCGGCGCCGGCGGCGAGACTGCTCAGCGCCCACGGCGACACGGCGGCCAGCAGCTCCGCGCGGATGCCCGAGCGGACCACGGACAGGGCGGCATCGGGAATCTGTCGGTGTCCGGTGATACCGATCCGGGTCACGGGCCCTGGCATCCGTGCGCTCACCTCCGTGGCCGCGGTCGTCTAACTCACCCTATCGCCGGGGGACTTGCACGGAAATGACGCGTGGGCGTTCGGGCCGATCGGGCCGTTCCGAGGGCCGGTACGGTGGCGTTTTCGGCCCGATGGCAGGGCGGTACGGCTCAGTGCTGGTTCAGCCGCTCACCGGCTCAGTCGCCCCCCGGGCCAGTCGCCCACCGGCTCAGTCGCCCACCGGGTCGAGGGCGAGCGGCTCGATGCGGCCCTCCAGCATGGCGCCCACGCCGAGGGCCGCGCAGACATCGGGCCGTTCGGCGATGTGGACGGGCATGCCGGTCGCGTGGCGGAGCATCTGGTCGAAGCCGGGCAGCAGGGCGCTGCCGCCGACCATCATGATCCCCCGGTCGGCGAGGTCGGCCACGAGGTCCGGCGGGCAGTCGCGCAGCACGTTGCCGATGCCGTCGACGACCGCGGTGAGCGGGGTCTGGATGGCGTCGCGCACGGCGGCCGTGTCCACCTGCACGGAACGGGCGAGCCCCGTCGCCACGTCCAGACCGTGGATCTCGGTGGAGGCCGGGCCGTGCGGGGTGAGGCCGTTGCCGGACAGGGCGAGCTGGAGCGGCCGTACGGACTGGCTGGGCAGGGTCAGCTCGTGCCGCAGCCGCAGATGCTGCACGATCGCGTGGTCGATGGCCTCGCCGCCGACGGGCACGCGGTCGGCGGTGACGATCGAGCCGAGGGAGAGCACGGCGAGCTGGGTGGCGGCGGCGCCGCACACCATGATCATGGTCGCTTCCGGCTGCTCGACGGGCAGCCCGCAGCCGACCGCCGCCGCGATCAGCGTGTCGACCAGCTCCACCCGGCGGGCGCCGAGGCCGACGAGGGTCTCGATGGTGGCGCGCTGGGCGAGCGGGTCGGCGTCGTGCGGGGTGCAGGCGGCGGCGCGGAGCACCGGCTTGCGGCGCAGCGTACGGCGGATCTTGTCGCCCAGCAGGTGGTGCAGCATGCGCTGGGCCATCTCGATGTCGACGACCGTGCCGCCGGAGACCGGCCGCACGACCCGGATGTAGTCGGGCGTACGGCCCGTCATCTTCTCCGCGAACTCCCCGACCGCGATCAGCGCGCCCGTCCGCGTGTTCACGGCGGCCACGCTCGGCTGGTCCACGACCAGCCCCGCGCCCTTCACATACACGCGGGTCCGGGCCGCGCCCAGATCGACCCCGAAGTGGCAGCGCCGCAGCTGCTCCAGGCTGGGGGTACTGGCGTTGTTGACGGCCATGGCAGATCCTCCCGAGAGCACAGACCGTGGGGCCGCCGTTGGTCGTCGGCGGTTCCTTGCGTGGGGGCCGCCGTCGGTTCGGTGGTCCCCTTGCATCGTGCGGGGAGAGACGACGGGGTGCCTGTTCGGCTGGGCCGGGCGGGGTGCGGCTGGACGGGTGGAACTTTGATGGGGGGTCAGGACGGGGGCGGAGGACCTCCTACGTGCCGGTGGCGGCCCGCACGATGCCTCGTACGACCCCCAGCTCCACCAGATCCTGCGGCCGCACCCGCAGATCGTCGGCCGTGGCCCGCACCCGCTCCTCCGGGCGCTTCAGGATCGCCGCCGCCAGTTCCGGGGCGATCACCGAGAAGTAGCTGTCGGGGGTGGCCCAGGTGTTGCCGGGGGCGGCCAGCGCGAGGGCGCCGCCCGAGCCGCCCTCGCCGATGAGGAGGGTGGTGATCGGGGTGCGGGCGGTGGCGACCGTGGTGAACAGGTCCGCGATGGCCGCGCCCGCACCCTGCCGCTCCGCCTCCGCGTCGTTCGCGGCGCCGGGGGTGTCCACCAGGGTGAGTACGGGGATGCCGAGGCGGTCGGCGAGGCGGATCAGACGGGTGGCGGTGCGGTAGCCGGCGGGGCGGGTGGCCGTGCCGCACTGCGCCGCGTAGGCGACCGTCCGTCCGGCGCGCTCGCCGAAGCCGCAGAGCATGCCGGGGTCGGTTCCGCCGGAGCGGTCCCCGCGGATGGGTGTGCGGTGGGTGAAGTAGGTGTCCAGGTAGGCCTCGGCGCGGGGGCGTCGGGGGGAGCGGGCGCGTTCCACCGCCTCCCAGCCGGTGGTGGGGAGCGGCTGGGGGTCGTTCGTGGTCGCTCGCGCCGCTTCGGGTGCGTGGGGCGTGGGCAGGTGGGCCGGTGTCGGGGCCGGTTCCTTCGACGGGTTCGTCAGGAGGCGAAGCCACCGGCCCAGGACCGGCCGCAGCTCCGCCGGCGGAACCACCGCGTCCGCCGCGCCCGCCGCCACCTGTGACTCCGCCGTGTACGCCGTCGGGTCCGCGTCGGACGGGCGGACCCGGGAGCCGGCGAAGCCGACCTGGGCGGCGGGGAGGGCGAGGACGACGTCGGCGCCCGCGCCCAGCGTCGCCCAGCCGCCGCCCGTGGTCGGGTCGCGCAGGACCGCGATCTGGGGCAGCCCCGCCTCCCTCGTCAGCGCCGACTGCCGGGCCACCCGCTGGAGTTGGGTGAGGGCGCGCATACCCTCCTGCATCCGGCTGCCGCCCGTCGCGACGAGCGAGACGACGGGCAGCCGGTGCTCGCGCGCGTACGCGTACGCCGACTCCAGGCGGTCACCGGTGCGTTCGCCGAGCGAGCCGCCGAGGAAGCCGAACTCGAAGGCGATCAGCACCGCCTGCGTACCCTCGACCCGAGCGGTGCCGCACACCACCGACTCCTCCTCGCCGGTGCGCTCGGCGGCACGTGCGCGGGAGTCGTCGTAGCCGGGCCAGGCGAGGGGGCCGTCGGGCGCGTACTCCCGTGCGGGGACCGAGAGTTCGGTGAATCCCTCACCCGCCGTCACCACCGCCACGGCCTCGCGGGCCGAGAGCCGTCGCCCCGCCGGGTCAGTCATGCTTCAGAGCCCGCTTCATGATCTTCCCCATGTCGTTGCGGGGGAGCGCGTCGAGGAAGCGTACGGTCCGGGGGCGCTTGTGCGGGGCCAGACGGGCGGCCACGTGGTCGGCCAACTCCTCGGTGTCCGGCGGTGATTGAGGGTCGCTCGGCACGATCCAGGCCACCACGCGTTCGCCCAGGTCGGCGTCCGGTTCCCCGGTGACCGCCGCCTCGCGCACCCCCGGGTGTTCGAGCAGCGCGTTCTCGATCTCGCCCGCCCCGATCTTGTAGCCGCCGCTCTTGATCAGGTCGGTGGCCTTGCGGCCGACGATGCGGACATAGCCGTCGGGGTCGCGGACCGCCATGTCGCCGGTGCGGAACCAGCCGTCCGCCGTGAACGCGGCCGCCGTCGCGTCCGGGCGGTTCAGATACTCGGAGAACAGGTTCGGGCCGCGCACCTGGATCTCGCCGACCGTCTCGCCGTCGTACGACGCCACCGGCGTCCCGTCCTCCTCGACCAGCCGCAGCTCCACGCCCGGCAGCGGTACGCCGACCGTTCCGGCGCGTGGTTCGCCGTCCGCTCGGACGCTCGTGTTCATCAGCGTCTCCGTCATGCCGTACCGCTCGATGACCCGCCGCCCGGTCGCCGCCGCGATCCGCTCGTGGTCGTGCACCGGCAGCGCGGCCGACCCCGAGACCAGCAGCCGCGCCCGGCCCAGCGCCTTCGCCAGCTCCGGGTCCTCGGGCAGGGACTCGGCGATCCGGTGGTACATCGTCGGCACCCCGAACAGCATCGTCGCGCCGCCCGCCAGTTCGCGCGCCACGCCCTCCGTCGAGAACCGGCCCAGATGGCGTACGGAGCCGCCGCGCCGCAGCGGGCCCAGGATGCCCAGCACCAGCCCGTGCACATGGAACAGCGGCAGACCGTGGACCAGTACGTCGTCCCCCGTCCACTGCCATGCGTCGGCGAGCGCGTCCAGGGTGGTGGCGAGGGCCCGGCGGGGGATGACGGCACCCTTGGGCGGGCCGGTGGTGCCGGAGGTGTAGACGACGAGGGCGGGGTCCTCGTCGCCCGCGTCCTCTGCGGGAGCCGGGTCCCCGGTGGCGTACACGTCGACGTCCACGCGCGCCAAGTCACCCAACGGGGAAGGGAGTTCGTCACCCGGCGCGGCCAGCACCAGCGTCGGCGCGCTGTCGGCCAGGATGTGGCCCAGCTCCTTCTCCCCGGACTTCGGGTTCAGCGGTACGGCCGCCACGCCCGCCCGGAGTGCCGCGACGACGGCCACGGCGGTCTCCAGCGCCGGGGTCGCCCACACGGCCACCCGGCCGCCCCCTCTGATCCGGTCCGCCAGAGCGCCGGTCGCGGCGGCCAGCTCCGCGTACGTCAAGGCACGGTCACCGAACCGCAGGGCGGGCCGGTCCGCCGGGGCGTCGCCGGTCAGGGCCGGGAAGAGAGGGGACACGGTCGTACTCCTTAGCTGTTGCCGTCGTTCTGCTGTTCTACCGCTGCTGCCATGTTCGCCCGGGTGTCTACCCCCAGCCCGGCACGACCAGTACCAGCCACACCACCGCCGGTACCGCCGCCACCACGATCCCTCCGTACATCATCAGCTGCCGGAAGAAGCGCTCACGGTCGACGTCCGGTGCCGCGGCCAGCACCAGCGCGCCGTTCGTGGAGAACGGGCTCACGTCCACGACCGTCGCCGACACGGCCAGGGCCGCCACCATCCCCACGGCCCCGATCTCGCCCTGCGCCAGGAACGGCACCGCAAGCGGGATCAGCGCGCCCATGATCCCCACCGAGGAGGCGAAGGCCGACACGATCGCGCCGATGTAGCAGAGCAGTACGGCCGCCAGCAGCGGTACGCCGATGCCGCCGACGCCCTCGCCCGCCCAGGTGATGGTGCCCATCTCGTCCAGCACGCCGACATAGGTGAGGACACCGCAGATCAGCAGAACCGTCGACCAGGCGATCTCCCCGACCGCCTTGCGGCTGTCCGTCGGCCACACGGTGCTCAGTACGACGGCGAGGGTGATCGCGGTCAGGCCCGCGTCGAGGTCGAGGGCGAGTACGGCGACGACGAGCGCGACCAGGGCGGTGAGGGTGGCGACGCGGGCGGGGGTGAGACGGGTGGTGTCGGGGGCGTCGGTGCGGGTGGCGACGGTGGTCGCGACACCCCCGGAACCCCCGGTGCCGGTGCCGGTGCCAGTAACTGTGCCTGTGTCGGTACCGGTGGCTGTCCCGCCCTCCGGCGGCAGTTCCTTGCCCTTCCCGTCACCGGTCTCCACCGACCCCTGAGCCCACAGCTTCAGCCCGCCGAAGAGCACGAACACGACCCCGGCGATGACGACGTTCACGATCAGCGACGCGAGGAACAGCGCGATCTCGTTCCCCGGCAGCTTCTCGCGCTCCACGATGCCGTTGACGATCGAACCGTAGATGCTGATCGGCGAGAAACCGCCGCCCTGGGCGCCGTGCACGACCATCGCGCCCATCAGCAGCGGACTGATCCCGTAGCGGGCGGCGAAGCTGAGCGCGATCGGCGCGACGATCGCGACGGCGGCCGGGCTGACCGCGCCGATCGCCGTGAGCGCGCCGGTGATCGCGAACATCACCCAGGGGATCAGCGCCACCCGCCCGCGGACGAGCCGGATCGAGGCGTGCACCAGCCAGTCGGTGGTGCCGTTGGCCCGGGCGATCGCGAAGAGATACGTGACGCCGACGAGGACGACGAACAGGTCGCCG belongs to Streptomyces graminofaciens and includes:
- a CDS encoding acyl-CoA synthetase, translating into MSPLFPALTGDAPADRPALRFGDRALTYAELAAATGALADRIRGGGRVAVWATPALETAVAVVAALRAGVAAVPLNPKSGEKELGHILADSAPTLVLAAPGDELPSPLGDLARVDVDVYATGDPAPAEDAGDEDPALVVYTSGTTGPPKGAVIPRRALATTLDALADAWQWTGDDVLVHGLPLFHVHGLVLGILGPLRRGGSVRHLGRFSTEGVARELAGGATMLFGVPTMYHRIAESLPEDPELAKALGRARLLVSGSAALPVHDHERIAAATGRRVIERYGMTETLMNTSVRADGEPRAGTVGVPLPGVELRLVEEDGTPVASYDGETVGEIQVRGPNLFSEYLNRPDATAAAFTADGWFRTGDMAVRDPDGYVRIVGRKATDLIKSGGYKIGAGEIENALLEHPGVREAAVTGEPDADLGERVVAWIVPSDPQSPPDTEELADHVAARLAPHKRPRTVRFLDALPRNDMGKIMKRALKHD
- the fxsBH gene encoding radical SAM/SPASM protein FxsBH, inactivated beta-hydroxylase extension form, with amino-acid sequence MPIQQLVLKVHSRCDLACDHCYVYEHADQSWRNRPVLISEETLRQVARRLAQYARAQRLDSVAVVLHGGEPLLAGPARLRRICAELTRAMPPSTTLDLHIHTNGVRLTRAHLEVFKEFDVKVGVSLDGDRVANDRHRRDHRGRSSHDRVLRGLELLRLPEYRHLYQGLLCTVDVANDPVAVHDALSALDPPRIDYLLPHATWETPPPGRSNPGTPYADWLLAVFDRWERQGRPMPVRVFASVLSTLRGGPSLTEAMGLAPADLAVVETDGMFEQADSLKTAYEGAPATGYDVFRHGFEEFAAHPGVRARRSGIGGVSETCRRCPVVESCGGGLYAHRYSSRNGFDNPSVYCVDLRAFVEGVAERITERPLAPAVTGADELWLAQRELDRDLLAELNDRHAGSPDWDAVWRLLVRLDSDDTTGPHLDAVLAHPYLRPALLRSREDRLDLPRFMAIATAAAVCARVTATLAWEQPVPDIYLPTLGTVRLSRPGRVEITVDGDGFRVNGTDPLRDETRWRPLTHLDLPHGPVVLLDDADPYRDCYPEPAAEPLGAFALGAFRERLRTAYALLDSRDPAWWQGVNAPATTTITPLAAGSGLRLGAGGLGALGVAVDFTPEAFARRLPPLARRARLTALRQVADLNVPGTRAGQLLEIASEHIGRAVASSSRAPEARARAGLALAELAARPESELTESGAHLANELRMEWSALHV
- a CDS encoding DUF4231 domain-containing protein, with product MAATPGPSTTVSDRDLPPLFRLCDEQALAHQGESFRVVRTQLVVLLLATGTASLAERVDSHIPSTVAAVLYALTIGIGVRVSRRRARVHWQAHRAAAEVVKSLAWQYMAHGGPFHSRLAHPDALFAQRLEERLSELRKVGWEDVREDPADMGVAQITPAMRAVRAKPFAARREIYLRDRVLEQLIWYGNSAGQAHEASARWSGLTAALTSLALLAAVLRAFGVIDGWDPTGLLSAAAAAGVAWQEVRRHRPLTYAHKLVEQDLDTLRIAMSTTVTEEAWPDTVAEAERLVSPQHTDWLVRFGS
- a CDS encoding rod shape-determining protein, yielding MAVNNASTPSLEQLRRCHFGVDLGAARTRVYVKGAGLVVDQPSVAAVNTRTGALIAVGEFAEKMTGRTPDYIRVVRPVSGGTVVDIEMAQRMLHHLLGDKIRRTLRRKPVLRAAACTPHDADPLAQRATIETLVGLGARRVELVDTLIAAAVGCGLPVEQPEATMIMVCGAAATQLAVLSLGSIVTADRVPVGGEAIDHAIVQHLRLRHELTLPSQSVRPLQLALSGNGLTPHGPASTEIHGLDVATGLARSVQVDTAAVRDAIQTPLTAVVDGIGNVLRDCPPDLVADLADRGIMMVGGSALLPGFDQMLRHATGMPVHIAERPDVCAALGVGAMLEGRIEPLALDPVGD
- a CDS encoding SLC13 family permease, which translates into the protein MSPELVSILVLAVVFVIATTRSVNMGALAFAAAFGVGTLVADLDADGIFAGFPGDLFVVLVGVTYLFAIARANGTTDWLVHASIRLVRGRVALIPWVMFAITGALTAIGAVSPAAVAIVAPIALSFAARYGISPLLMGAMVVHGAQGGGFSPISIYGSIVNGIVEREKLPGNEIALFLASLIVNVVIAGVVFVLFGGLKLWAQGSVETGDGKGKELPPEGGTATGTDTGTVTGTGTGTGGSGGVATTVATRTDAPDTTRLTPARVATLTALVALVVAVLALDLDAGLTAITLAVVLSTVWPTDSRKAVGEIAWSTVLLICGVLTYVGVLDEMGTITWAGEGVGGIGVPLLAAVLLCYIGAIVSAFASSVGIMGALIPLAVPFLAQGEIGAVGMVAALAVSATVVDVSPFSTNGALVLAAAPDVDRERFFRQLMMYGGIVVAAVPAVVWLVLVVPGWG
- a CDS encoding carboxyl transferase domain-containing protein, with translation MTDPAGRRLSAREAVAVVTAGEGFTELSVPAREYAPDGPLAWPGYDDSRARAAERTGEEESVVCGTARVEGTQAVLIAFEFGFLGGSLGERTGDRLESAYAYAREHRLPVVSLVATGGSRMQEGMRALTQLQRVARQSALTREAGLPQIAVLRDPTTGGGWATLGAGADVVLALPAAQVGFAGSRVRPSDADPTAYTAESQVAAGAADAVVPPAELRPVLGRWLRLLTNPSKEPAPTPAHLPTPHAPEAARATTNDPQPLPTTGWEAVERARSPRRPRAEAYLDTYFTHRTPIRGDRSGGTDPGMLCGFGERAGRTVAYAAQCGTATRPAGYRTATRLIRLADRLGIPVLTLVDTPGAANDAEAERQGAGAAIADLFTTVATARTPITTLLIGEGGSGGALALAAPGNTWATPDSYFSVIAPELAAAILKRPEERVRATADDLRVRPQDLVELGVVRGIVRAATGT